From a single Raphanus sativus cultivar WK10039 chromosome 3, ASM80110v3, whole genome shotgun sequence genomic region:
- the LOC108847068 gene encoding uncharacterized protein LOC108847068, whose amino-acid sequence MKKVAEFVKDIVNMLKRKTRAFKTRLVIFSLLHDRNMMVSSWSHKLKAKPTSRQLGGKDHEQDQNMVVVYSHNAFSRTPAASPKYVQYSEEEEEEEEEEEEEEEKYPDLRHSLFEAEGSVIDMVKHSKEDKGEEFKLEDEIDKVADLFISRFHQQMWLQKQISLENIQDTP is encoded by the coding sequence atGAAGAAGGTAGCAGAATTCGTGAAGGATATAGTAAACATGTTGAAGAGGAAGACAAGAGCGTTTAAGACACGTCTAGTAATATTCTCGCTGCTCCACGACAGAAACATGATGGTGAGCTCGTGGTCTCACAAGCTTAAGGCCAAACCAACATCAAGGCAGCTAGGGGGTAAAGAtcatgaacaagatcaaaacatgGTGGTGGTTTATAGCCACAACGCCTTCTCCCGCACTCCTGCTGCCTCTCCAAAATATGTTCAATAttcggaagaagaagaagaggaagaggaagaggaagaggaggaggaggaaaagTATCCAGACCTGAGACACTCGCTTTTTGAGGCAGAGGGTTCCGTGATAGACATGGTGAAGCACTCTAAAGAGGACAAGGGGGAAGAGTTTAAGTTGGAAGACGAGATCGACAAAGTGGCTGATCTTTTCATTTCTCGGTTTCACCAACAGATGTGGTTGCAGAAGCAGATCTCTCTAGAGAATATTCAAGATACACCCTGA
- the LOC108847407 gene encoding chalcone synthase 3-like gives MVMGAPSTSLDGIRKAQRADGPAGILAIGTANPANHVIQAEYPDYYFRITNSEHMTDLKEKFKRMCDKSMIRKRHMHLTEDFLKENPNMCAYMAPSLDVRQDIVVVEVPKLGKEAAVKAIKEWGQPKSKITHVVFCTTSGVDMPGADYQLTKLLGLRPSVKRLMMYQQGCFAGGTVLRLAKDLAENNRGARVLVVCSEITAVTFRGPSDTHLDSLVGQALFSDGAAALIVGSDPDASVGEKPIFEMVSAAQTILPDSDGAIDGHLREVGLTFHLLKDVPGLISKNIEKSLEEAFKPLGISDWNSLFWIAHPGGPAILDEVEKKLGLKAEKMRATRQVLSEYGNMSSACVLFILDEMRRKSVKDGVATTGEGLEWGVLFGFGPGLTVETVVLHSVPA, from the exons ATGGTGATGGGTGCACCGTCGACGTCCTTGGATGGGATCAGAAAGGCACAAAGAGCAGATGGTCCCGCAGGTATCTTGGCTATAGGCACGGCCAACCCTGCGAACCATGTGATCCAAGCGGAGTACCCAGACTACTACTTCCGCATCACCAACAGTGAACACATGACTGACCTCAAGGAGAAGTTCAAGCGCATGT GTGACAAGTCTATGATAAGGAAACGACACATGCACCTAACCGAGGACTTCTTGAAGGAGAACCCGAACATGTGCGCCTACATGGCTCCTTCTCTCGATGTCAGACAAGACATCGTCGTTGTTGAAGTTCCAAAGCTAGGCAAGGAGGCGGCAGTGAAGGCTATCAAGGAGTGGGGTCAGCCCAAGTCAAAGATCACACACGTTGTCTTCTGCACGACCTCAGGAGTCGACATGCCTGGTGCTGACTACCAGCTCACAAAGCTCCTTGGTCTCCGTCCTTCCGTTAAGCGCCTCATGATGTACCAGCAAGGTTGCTTCGCCGGCGGCACTGTCCTCCGTCTCGCCAAGGACCTCGCTGAGAACAATCGTGGCGCACGTGTGCTCGTCGTCTGCTCCGAGATCACAGCCGTCACCTTCCGTGGCCCCTCTGACACTCACCTAGACTCCCTCGTCGGACAGGCTCTCTTCAGCGATGGAGCAGCGGCGCTCATTGTTGGTTCGGACCCTGATGCATCCGTGGGAGAGAAGCCGATCTTCGAGATGGTGTCTGCCGCGCAGACCATACTCCCAGACTCGGATGGAGCCATAGATGGACACTTGAGGGAAGTGGGACTCACCTTCCATCTCCTCAAGGACGTCCCTGGGCTCATCTCAAAGAACATAGAGAAGAGTCTTGAAGAAGCGTTTAAACCGCTAGGGATAAGTGACTGGAACTCTCTCTTTTGGATAGCTCACCCCGGTGGTCCAGCGATCCTTGACGAGGTTGAGAAAAAGCTAGGACTCAAGGCAGAGAAGATGAGAGCCACACGTCAGGTCTTGAGCGAGTATGGAAACATGTCTAGCGCGTGCGTTCTATTTATATTGGATGAGATGAGGAGGAAGTCAGTGAAAGATGGTGTGGCCACGACAGGAGAAGGGTTGGAGTGGGGTGTcttgtttggttttggaccTGGTCTCACCGTAGAGACTGTTGTCTTGCACAGTGTTCCTGCTTGA
- the LOC108847067 gene encoding ethylene-responsive transcription factor LEP-like: MNTSKTKKKQEEVGTRFLGVRRRPWGRYAAEIRHPTTKERHWLGTFDTGEEAALAYDRAARSMRGTRARTNFVYSDMPHSSSVTSIVSPDEPPPPPPVAAPTCSNDHVDYMMMFNQYLSTDSPMLQPQSDQVESSYMFGGSPSCYSKNSCELPPLPSDLSSSCYSQQQWNVEDYSSANYFEGEYVHSPMFSSMPSVSESMPHGFNHFGFYN, from the coding sequence ATGAACACATCCAAGACCAAGAAGAAGCAAGAAGAGGTTGGTACAAGGTTTCTTGGGGTAAGAAGGAGACCTTGGGGAAGATATGCAGCTGAGATTAGACACCCAACTACAAAGGAGCGTCACTGGCTTGGCACTTTTGATACGGGCGAGGAAGCTGCCTTGGCCTACGATAGAGCTGCTCGGTCAATGCGTGGCACTCGAGCCCGAACCAACTTTGTCTACTCAGACATGCCTCATTCCTCCTCCGTCACCTCCATTGTTTCCCCTGAcgagcctcctcctcctcctcctgttGCTGCTCCTACTTGTTCGAATGATCATGTCGACTACATGATGATGTTTAACCAATATTTATCCACAGATTCGCCAATGCTGCAGCCTCAGTCTGATCAAGTAGAGAGTAGTTACATGTTTGGTGGCTCTCCTTCTTGTTATTCTAAAAACAGCTGCGAGCTGCCTCCTCTGCCGAGTGACTTGTCTAGTTCTTGTTACAGCCAACAACAGTGGAACGTGGAAGACTACTCCTCCGCTAACTATTTCGAGGGTGAGTATGTTCACAGCCCAATGTTCAGCAGTATGCCTTCGGTTTCTGAATCTATGCCTCATGGTTTCAACCACTTTGGCTTCTATAATTAA
- the LOC108847066 gene encoding probable xyloglucan endotransglucosylase/hydrolase protein 5, giving the protein MGVRMGRLQLTLCLTFLLMATVTFGVPPRKPIDVPFGRNYFPTWAFDHIKYLHGGSEVLLVLDNYTGTGFQSKGSYLFGHFSMHIKMVPGDSAGTVTAFYLSSQNSQHDEIDFEFLGNRTGQPYILQTNVFTGGKGNREQRINLWFDPSKHYHCYSVLWNMYQIVFFVDDVPIRVFKNSKDIGVKFPFNQPMKIYSSLWNADDWATRGGLEKTNWKKAPFIASYRGFHVDGCEASVNAKFCETQGKRWWDKKEFQDLDAKQYKRLEWVRKRYTVYNYCTDRIRFPKPPPECRRDRDI; this is encoded by the exons ATGGGAGTGAGAATGGGTCGTCTTCAACTTACTCTTTGCCTCACCTTTCTGCTTATGGCCACGGTAACGTTTGGTGTACCTCCTAGAAAGCCCATTGATGTTCCTTTCGGCAGGAACTATTTCCCCACTTGGGCTTTTGATCACATCAAGTATCTCCATGGCGGTTCTGAAGTGCTTCTCGTCCTCGACAACTACACTG GTACTGGCTTTCAGTCAAAAGGTTCTTACTTGTTTGGCCACTTCAGTATGCATATAAAGATGGTTCCTGGCGACTCTGCCGGAACTGTAACCGCCTTCTAT TTATCATCACAGAACTCACAACATGATGAGATAGACTTTGAGTTCCTAGGGAACAGAACCGGCCAGCCTTACATTTTGCAGACGAACGTGTTCACAGGAGGCAAAGGAAACAGAGAGCAGAGGATCAACCTCTGGTTTGACCCTTCCAAGCACTATCACTGCTATTCTGTTCTCTGGAATATGTATCAGATTGT ATTCTTTGTGGATGATGTTCCCATACGAGTGTTCAAGAACAGCAAAGACATTGGGGTGAAGTTTCCATTCAACCAGCCGATGAAGATATATTCGAGCCTGTGGAATGCAGATGACTGGGCCACAAGGGGAGGGTTAGAGAAGACCAACTGGAAAAAGGCTCCTTTCATCGCCTCCTACAGAGGCTTCCACGTTGATGGATGTGAGGCTTCGGTGAATGCTAAGTTCTGCGAGACGCAAGGGAAACGTTGGTGGGATAAGAAGGAGTTCCAAGACTTGGATGCTAAACAGTACAAGCGTCTCGAATGGGTTCGTAAGAGATACACTGTCTATAACTATTGTACCGACCGTATCAGGTTTCCTAAGCCTCCTCCTGAGTGCCGCAGAGACCGTGACATTTAG
- the LOC108846377 gene encoding uncharacterized protein LOC108846377, giving the protein MKAGNCFRCRKTGHWISDCPLKFNAEDDPPPPSIHCPCGGGLCEIKLSNTHENTGRRFYKCPAAQKCTFFKWCDEATDEDIRFRPAFTIPDCPCGSGPSRRVVADSGRAYLECGVRKGFGACGFFKWVDDVEMPPRCDDVAADEIGFWAEADLVLSDVESSFLAAGVPENTEEDSSVSDVHSAAPVNQEKLHGGDCALSKLRVDEATSGLVRDTVSRKREIICYEQPVDRTGEVAEWSLPNLQDLMEQYNSEKLQLESVSGKHAQVLSEFMSSYSRLRLLHEKTGQLRKLLLETEKEMVCCESETLELGASCREVAGEMAESQNRMQVMAAILGDEVELLKRKEFVGTKRRRC; this is encoded by the exons ATGAAAGCCGGCAACTGCTTCCGATGCCGTAAAACTGGCCACTGGATCAGCGACTGCCCTCTCAAATTCAATGCCGAAGACGATCCTCCACCTCCGTCGATCCACTGTCCTTGCGGTGGAGGTCTCTGTGAAATCAAGCTCTCGAACACTCACGAGAATACCGGAAGGAGATTCTACAAGTGCCCTGCT GCTCAGAAGTGTACATTCTTCAAATGGTGTGACGAAGCAACCGATGAAGATATCAGATTCCGCCCTGCCTTCACCATCCCTGATTGCCCCTGCGGCTCTGGACCTTCCCGGAGAGTCGTAGCTGATTCTGGACGAGCTTACTTGGAATGCGGCGTTAGAAag GGTTTTGGGGCTTGTGGATTCTTCAAATGGGTTGATGATGTTGAGATGCCTCCGAGGTGTGATGATGTCGCAGCTGATGAGATTGGTTTCTGGGCGGAAGCTGATCTTGTTTTGAGTGATGTGGAAAGCAGCTTCCTGGCTGCTGGTGTGCCGGAGAATACAGAGGAGGACTCCTCTGTTTCTGATGTACATTCTGCTGCTCCTGTGAACCAAG AGAAACTACATGGTGGCGATTGTGCTCTTTCCAAGTTGCGTGTGGATGAAGCAACGAGTGGTTTGGTCAGAGATACGGTTTCTAGGAAACGTGAGATCATATGCTATGAGCAGCCTGTTGATAGAACTGGTGAAGTAGCTGAGTGGTCACTCCCCAATTTGCAAGACCTAATGGAGCAATACAACTCAGAGAAGCTTCAGCTGGAGAGTGTTTCAGGGAAACATGCACAAGTGTTGAGTGAGTTTATGAGTTCGTACAGTCGACTGAGGCTACTTCATGAGAAGACTGGTCAACTCAGGAAACTGTTACTTGAGACGGAGAAGGAGATGGTTTGCTGTGAGTCCGAGACGTTAGAGCTTGGAGCGAGTTGCCGGGAAGTGGCTGGAGAGATGGCTGAGTCTCAGAATAGGATGCAGGTGATGGCAGCGATACTAGGAGATGAAGTGGAATTGTTGAAGCGGAAAGAGTTTGTTGGTACGAAGAGAAGAAGATGCTGA